One genomic segment of Hymenobacter psoromatis includes these proteins:
- a CDS encoding transposase → MFFKSLDGRYKRIRRRCKGKPCPDLYALKKAQLTELEILCEQGFLDLFYGDESHVCSTGYVPYGWQFLGEEVFIPVEKGYKINIWGLISRRNQTHWLTTETTISANFIFTQLEELSFKIRKPTVIVVDNVSIHKAQLIQQQLPFWEARGLRVFYLPTYSPHLNIAETFWRKLKKEQLDPGDYFNKDTLFYAVNRCLAQVGNLWRINFSKFNIN, encoded by the coding sequence ATCTTTTTTAAAAGTCTTGACGGACGATATAAGCGAATAAGAAGGCGCTGTAAAGGCAAGCCCTGCCCGGATTTATATGCCTTAAAGAAGGCGCAATTAACTGAATTAGAGATACTTTGCGAGCAAGGTTTTCTAGACTTATTTTACGGAGATGAAAGCCATGTGTGCAGTACGGGCTACGTGCCCTACGGGTGGCAGTTCCTAGGAGAAGAAGTTTTCATACCAGTTGAGAAAGGCTATAAAATCAATATTTGGGGACTTATTAGCCGACGCAATCAAACCCATTGGTTAACAACGGAAACGACTATTAGCGCAAATTTTATCTTTACACAACTAGAAGAATTATCTTTTAAGATTCGAAAGCCAACAGTAATTGTGGTAGATAATGTAAGTATCCACAAAGCGCAGCTAATCCAGCAGCAATTACCTTTTTGGGAAGCCCGCGGATTACGTGTATTTTATTTACCTACTTATTCGCCACACCTCAATATTGCGGAAACATTTTGGCGTAAATTAAAGAAAGAACAGCTTGACCCAGGTGACTACTTTAATAAGGATACTCTTTTCTACGCAGTTAATCGTTGCTTAGCGCAAGTAGGAAATTTATGGAGAATAAATTTCTCAAAATTTAACATAAACTAA
- the carA gene encoding glutamine-hydrolyzing carbamoyl-phosphate synthase small subunit, giving the protein MENTKSVKLILADGTELEGKSFGAYTASAGEVVFSTAMTGYPENLTDPSFRGQILVLTYPMVGNYGVPMEQIEQDISSALESSQVHISGLVVSYYSDEYNHWNASQSLSEWLAAHDIPGIYDVDTRMLTKKLREEGAMLGKIITPDHDIPLHDPNEDNLVAQVSVDGVKRYGSGKHKIVLVDCGVKNNIIRCLLERDVTLTRVPWDYDFNQLDYDGLFLSNGPGDPTMCEKTIGHLRTALAGDKPIFGICLGIQLMGLACGGSTYKLKYGHRSHNQPVRQIGTNKCYVTSQNHGFAVDMKNLPADWEGLFENLNDGTCEGIRHKTKPFFAVQFHPEAAGGPVDTEYLFDDFLASVEKYKVER; this is encoded by the coding sequence GTGGAAAATACAAAGTCGGTAAAACTCATCCTAGCCGACGGCACCGAGCTGGAAGGCAAGTCGTTCGGGGCCTACACGGCGTCAGCGGGCGAGGTCGTGTTCAGCACAGCCATGACGGGCTACCCCGAAAATCTGACTGACCCCTCTTTCCGGGGCCAGATTCTGGTGCTCACCTACCCGATGGTGGGCAACTACGGCGTGCCGATGGAGCAGATTGAGCAGGATATTTCGAGCGCGCTCGAATCGAGCCAGGTACATATTTCGGGCCTCGTGGTCTCGTATTATTCCGACGAATACAACCACTGGAACGCCTCGCAAAGCCTGAGCGAGTGGCTGGCCGCGCACGATATTCCCGGCATCTACGACGTGGATACGCGGATGCTGACCAAGAAACTGCGCGAAGAGGGCGCGATGCTCGGCAAAATCATTACGCCCGACCACGACATTCCGCTGCACGACCCCAACGAGGACAACCTCGTGGCCCAAGTGAGCGTGGACGGCGTGAAGCGCTACGGCAGCGGCAAGCACAAAATCGTGCTGGTCGATTGCGGCGTGAAAAACAATATCATCCGCTGCCTGCTGGAGCGCGATGTGACGCTAACCCGCGTGCCCTGGGACTACGATTTCAACCAACTCGACTACGACGGCCTGTTCCTGAGCAACGGCCCCGGCGACCCCACGATGTGCGAGAAAACCATCGGCCACCTGCGCACCGCGCTGGCCGGCGACAAGCCCATTTTCGGCATCTGCCTGGGCATTCAGCTCATGGGCCTGGCCTGCGGGGGTAGCACCTACAAGCTGAAATACGGCCATCGCAGCCATAACCAGCCCGTGCGCCAAATCGGCACCAACAAGTGCTACGTGACCTCGCAAAACCACGGTTTCGCGGTGGATATGAAGAACTTGCCCGCCGATTGGGAAGGCCTCTTCGAGAACCTGAACGACGGCACCTGCGAGGGTATTCGCCACAAAACCAAGCCGTTCTTCGCGGTGCAGTTTCACCCCGAAGCCGCCGGCGGCCCAGTAGATACCGAGTATCTGTTTGACGACTTTTTGGCTTCTGTGGAGAAGTATAAGGTGGAGCGCTAA
- a CDS encoding helix-turn-helix domain-containing protein, with the protein MSRVNTPLLSKSEKSALEQGARTGKTPCFRARCEVILLKAIGLTSEQVAKFTAMTYVSVNGWTKRYQEEGIEGLQTKTGRGRKAVVSVVEDKESVLQAIKANRQRIETAKAEWEQETNKSVSLSTFKSFLKVLTDDISE; encoded by the coding sequence ATGTCAAGAGTTAATACCCCCTTACTGAGTAAATCTGAAAAGTCAGCCTTAGAACAAGGAGCTAGAACGGGAAAGACGCCCTGTTTTCGTGCTAGATGCGAAGTGATTTTATTAAAAGCTATCGGGCTCACCTCAGAGCAAGTAGCCAAGTTTACGGCTATGACTTATGTAAGTGTTAATGGGTGGACAAAACGCTATCAAGAGGAGGGTATTGAGGGACTACAAACAAAGACTGGACGCGGGCGCAAAGCAGTAGTAAGCGTAGTGGAGGATAAAGAGTCTGTTTTGCAAGCTATCAAAGCAAATAGACAACGTATTGAAACGGCTAAAGCGGAATGGGAACAGGAAACTAACAAATCGGTTAGCTTGAGCACCTTTAAATCTTTTTTAAAAGTCTTGACGGACGATATAAGCGAATAA
- a CDS encoding GNAT family N-acetyltransferase, which produces MTIRVATAADTHYADLLCQWYIESAKQRGTGIAKRDPEYVREKMRQGNSVLAFMGSELAGFCYIETFESGKFVANSGLVVNKELRKHGLGRAIKREIFRLSRTKYPAAKIFGITTSLAVMKINSDLGYKPVTFSELTTSEDFWKGCKSCKNFGILTENERKLCLCTGMVFDDLNAPLPAVEIPEEMRLPVVQ; this is translated from the coding sequence ATGACAATTCGGGTTGCAACGGCCGCAGATACGCATTATGCGGACCTACTATGCCAGTGGTACATTGAGTCGGCCAAGCAGCGGGGCACGGGCATCGCCAAGCGCGACCCGGAGTATGTGCGCGAAAAAATGCGTCAGGGCAATAGCGTGCTCGCCTTCATGGGCAGCGAGTTGGCTGGCTTCTGCTACATCGAAACCTTCGAGAGCGGCAAGTTCGTGGCCAATTCGGGCCTGGTAGTGAACAAGGAGCTGCGCAAGCATGGCCTGGGCCGCGCCATTAAGCGCGAGATTTTCCGGCTTTCGCGCACCAAATATCCTGCGGCTAAGATTTTCGGTATTACCACCAGCTTGGCGGTGATGAAAATTAACAGCGACCTGGGTTATAAGCCGGTCACTTTCTCAGAACTAACTACCAGCGAAGATTTCTGGAAAGGCTGCAAAAGCTGCAAAAACTTCGGTATTCTAACAGAGAATGAGCGCAAGTTGTGCCTCTGTACCGGCATGGTCTTCGATGATTTGAACGCCCCGCTACCCGCCGTGGAGATACCAGAGGAAATGCGCTTGCCGGTGGTGCAGTAG
- the argB gene encoding acetylglutamate kinase codes for MNKPKMTVYKIGGGIIDEAVQLTKFLELLAQVAGPKILVHGGGKGASTMMRELGMAPQLINGRRVTDAAALDIVTMFYAGKTNKQLVAELQKLGINALGLSGADGNVIQGIKRPVKEIDYGFVGDLIPNSVNKQLLKSLLTAKISPVLCPIIHDGHGQLLNTNADTIAAAVAVALANDYEVTLHYCFEKNGVLRDVADDNSVIPEINFVTYAGLKQQGIITDGMLPKLENAFSALEQGVRQVIIGHALYVGTGVHTVLCLN; via the coding sequence ATGAATAAACCGAAGATGACCGTTTACAAGATAGGCGGCGGCATTATTGATGAGGCCGTGCAGCTGACAAAATTCCTGGAATTACTGGCGCAAGTGGCCGGCCCTAAAATTCTGGTGCACGGCGGCGGTAAAGGGGCCAGCACGATGATGCGCGAATTAGGGATGGCCCCGCAACTCATTAACGGCCGCCGTGTTACTGATGCCGCTGCACTCGACATCGTAACGATGTTTTACGCCGGTAAAACCAACAAGCAGCTAGTTGCTGAGCTGCAAAAACTAGGAATAAATGCGCTTGGCCTGAGCGGGGCCGATGGTAACGTTATTCAAGGTATCAAGCGGCCGGTTAAGGAGATTGACTACGGCTTCGTGGGCGATTTAATACCGAATAGCGTTAATAAACAATTGCTAAAAAGTCTGTTGACGGCCAAAATTTCGCCCGTGCTCTGTCCAATTATTCACGATGGACACGGCCAGCTACTAAATACCAACGCCGACACCATCGCTGCCGCCGTGGCCGTAGCGCTGGCCAACGACTATGAGGTAACGCTGCACTACTGCTTCGAGAAAAACGGCGTGCTACGTGACGTGGCAGATGATAATTCAGTAATCCCCGAAATTAATTTCGTTACCTATGCCGGACTTAAGCAGCAAGGAATTATTACCGATGGTATGTTGCCGAAACTAGAAAACGCTTTCTCTGCGCTGGAACAGGGGGTAAGGCAGGTAATTATTGGCCACGCGCTGTACGTCGGCACCGGCGTGCACACCGTCTTATGTCTGAATTAA
- a CDS encoding aspartate aminotransferase family protein — protein MNLFNVYPLVDITPVRALGATLWDEQGQQYLDFYGGHAVISIGHSHPHYVQRLTEQLQNIGFYSNSVQIPIQRELATKLGEVSGYGDYTLFLCNSGAEANENALKLASFHTGKNRVIAFKGGFHGRTSGAVAATDNPKIVAPFNAGHVVSFLEYDLQAVIEVLRGGDVCAVIVEPIQGVGGVISPPDDFLVGLSLVCGAHGALLIADEVQCGYGRSGKFFAHQYAGIRPGIISVAKGMGNGFPIGGILIAPQYKASFGLLGTTFGGNHLACAAGLAVLEVLEQENLVAHAAELGTYIMQELRAHSQATLVRGRGLMIGVKYNFPIKEIRDKLMHEHHIFVGNASDPNVLRLLPPLTIAKAQADRFLQALYALEPAKVALENTVVEQN, from the coding sequence ATGAACCTCTTCAACGTCTATCCCCTAGTGGACATTACCCCCGTGCGGGCGCTGGGCGCGACGCTCTGGGACGAGCAGGGCCAGCAGTATCTGGATTTTTACGGCGGCCACGCCGTGATTTCCATCGGCCACAGCCACCCACACTACGTGCAGCGCCTCACTGAGCAGCTGCAAAACATCGGTTTCTACTCCAACTCGGTGCAGATTCCGATTCAGCGCGAGCTAGCCACGAAGCTGGGTGAGGTGTCGGGCTACGGCGACTACACGCTGTTCTTGTGCAACTCGGGTGCCGAGGCCAACGAGAACGCGCTGAAACTCGCCTCTTTCCACACCGGCAAAAACCGGGTTATCGCCTTTAAGGGCGGGTTTCACGGCCGCACGTCGGGTGCCGTAGCGGCGACCGACAACCCCAAAATAGTGGCTCCCTTCAACGCTGGCCACGTAGTTTCCTTTCTGGAATACGACCTGCAAGCAGTAATAGAAGTACTGCGCGGCGGCGACGTATGCGCGGTCATCGTGGAGCCGATTCAGGGCGTGGGCGGCGTCATTAGTCCGCCTGACGATTTTCTGGTGGGTCTTTCGCTAGTGTGCGGCGCGCACGGGGCCTTGCTCATTGCCGACGAGGTGCAGTGCGGCTATGGCCGCAGCGGCAAGTTTTTCGCGCATCAATATGCGGGTATTCGGCCCGGTATTATTTCCGTAGCGAAGGGCATGGGCAATGGCTTCCCCATCGGCGGCATCCTCATTGCGCCCCAGTACAAGGCCTCTTTCGGCCTTTTGGGCACCACCTTCGGCGGCAACCACCTGGCCTGCGCGGCCGGCCTGGCCGTGCTCGAAGTATTGGAACAGGAAAATTTGGTAGCCCACGCCGCTGAGCTTGGCACCTATATCATGCAGGAATTGCGGGCGCACAGCCAGGCTACCCTCGTGCGCGGCCGAGGGCTGATGATTGGCGTGAAATACAATTTCCCCATCAAGGAAATTCGCGATAAGTTGATGCACGAGCACCACATTTTTGTGGGCAACGCCAGCGACCCGAACGTGCTGCGTTTACTACCCCCCTTAACTATTGCCAAGGCGCAGGCAGACCGGTTTTTGCAGGCGCTATATGCGCTGGAGCCGGCTAAGGTGGCGTTGGAAAACACGGTAGTCGAGCAGAATTAA
- the argC gene encoding N-acetyl-gamma-glutamyl-phosphate reductase: protein MSKQVKVGIVGGAGYTAGELIRLLLHHPHVEIGTVVSSTQVGQPLHSVHDDLVGDTDLTFASELRGDEDVVFLCLGHGNSREWLLKTPLPPRTKVIDLSNDFRLAADQKAGGREFVYGLPELNRAAIRTADSVANPGCFASAIQLALLPLAAAGLLREAVHVSAITGSTGAGRGLAETTGFTWRTGNISTYKTFTHQHLGEIGETLVGLQPGFGQPVRFIPYRGNFTRGIFASVYTTCELSVLEVQNLYSDYYRAAPFTVVAEQEIHLKQVVNTNKCLLHVVRHDDQVLITSALDNLLKGASGQAVQNMNLLFGLEETTGLGIKASYF, encoded by the coding sequence ATGAGCAAGCAGGTTAAGGTGGGCATCGTAGGGGGCGCGGGCTACACGGCTGGCGAATTAATACGGCTGCTGTTGCACCACCCCCACGTGGAAATCGGCACCGTGGTCAGCTCAACGCAGGTTGGGCAGCCGCTACACTCGGTGCACGACGACTTGGTGGGCGACACCGACCTGACCTTTGCCAGCGAATTGCGCGGCGACGAAGACGTGGTGTTCCTGTGCCTGGGCCACGGAAATTCGCGCGAGTGGCTGCTGAAAACACCCCTACCCCCCCGCACGAAAGTCATCGACCTGAGCAACGATTTCCGCTTGGCGGCCGACCAAAAAGCGGGGGGTAGGGAATTTGTTTACGGCCTGCCCGAGCTGAACCGCGCCGCCATCCGCACCGCCGACAGCGTAGCCAATCCCGGCTGCTTTGCCTCTGCCATTCAGTTGGCGCTGCTGCCGCTGGCGGCGGCCGGGCTGTTGCGTGAGGCGGTGCACGTATCGGCCATCACGGGCAGCACGGGCGCGGGGCGTGGGCTGGCCGAAACAACAGGATTCACCTGGCGCACCGGCAACATCTCGACTTACAAAACCTTCACCCACCAGCACTTAGGCGAAATCGGCGAAACGCTGGTGGGCTTGCAGCCGGGCTTCGGGCAGCCAGTGCGCTTCATTCCCTATCGGGGCAATTTCACGCGGGGCATCTTCGCCTCCGTTTATACTACGTGTGAACTTTCCGTACTAGAGGTACAAAATTTGTACTCCGACTACTACCGCGCTGCGCCCTTCACGGTGGTAGCGGAGCAGGAAATTCACCTCAAGCAAGTGGTGAACACCAATAAATGCCTGCTGCACGTAGTCCGGCACGACGACCAGGTGCTTATCACTTCCGCCCTCGACAACCTACTGAAAGGCGCATCGGGCCAGGCGGTGCAGAATATGAACCTGCTGTTTGGATTGGAGGAAACGACGGGATTAGGGATAAAGGCTTCGTATTTTTAG
- the argH gene encoding argininosuccinate lyase — MKIWEKGFSVNDKIEQFTVGQDRELDLYLAPFDMRASKAQAKMLANIGLVSKEEENQLLQGLDELLEQVENGTFIIEPVFEDVHSKIEYYLTEKFGDAGKKIHTARSRNDQVLTAIQLFIKDYIEKIGAKILELAELLLQQGEKYKNDLLPGYTHFQAAMPSSFGLWFGAYAEHLMLDMSLLEAAHTVADHNPLGSGAGFGSSFDIDREQTTREMGFSSLAISAVGAQMLRGKTEKTLAFAIAGVAGTLSKLAYDLVLYNSQDLGFVKLPKEFTTGSSIMPHKKNPDVFELVRAHCNRLQALPNDIILTINNLPGGYHRDFQILKEILFRPMVQFADILDILLFAVPELQVVPGVINQPKYDAIFSVENINQLIQQGVPFRDAYKQIGQAVDAGTYVPHREFATTHLGSVHRPGLTELADRLARVRARLSWAGAAPVG, encoded by the coding sequence ATGAAAATCTGGGAAAAAGGCTTTTCGGTCAACGATAAGATTGAGCAATTCACCGTAGGGCAGGACCGCGAGCTGGACCTGTACCTGGCTCCCTTCGATATGCGGGCTTCCAAAGCGCAAGCGAAGATGCTAGCGAATATCGGCTTGGTTTCTAAAGAAGAGGAAAATCAATTATTACAGGGGCTGGATGAGTTGCTGGAGCAAGTCGAAAACGGCACATTTATAATTGAGCCGGTATTTGAGGACGTACACTCCAAGATAGAATATTATCTAACTGAAAAATTCGGCGACGCGGGTAAGAAAATTCATACGGCGCGCTCGCGTAATGACCAGGTTCTGACGGCGATTCAATTATTCATTAAAGATTATATCGAAAAAATTGGGGCGAAAATCCTGGAATTAGCGGAGTTATTACTTCAGCAAGGCGAAAAATATAAAAATGACTTGCTACCCGGCTATACGCACTTTCAGGCGGCGATGCCGAGCAGTTTTGGGCTGTGGTTTGGGGCCTACGCCGAGCATTTAATGCTCGATATGAGCTTGTTGGAAGCCGCGCACACCGTAGCCGACCACAACCCGCTGGGCTCGGGCGCGGGCTTCGGCAGCAGCTTCGATATCGACCGGGAGCAAACGACGCGCGAAATGGGGTTTAGTAGCTTGGCCATCAGCGCGGTGGGCGCGCAAATGCTGCGGGGTAAGACAGAGAAAACGCTAGCGTTCGCCATTGCGGGCGTAGCGGGTACGCTCAGTAAGCTGGCGTATGATTTGGTGCTGTATAATAGCCAGGACTTGGGGTTTGTGAAATTACCCAAGGAATTTACGACCGGCTCCAGCATCATGCCGCACAAGAAAAACCCTGACGTATTCGAGCTGGTGCGGGCGCACTGCAACCGGCTGCAAGCGCTGCCCAACGATATTATCCTCACCATTAATAACCTGCCGGGCGGCTACCACCGCGACTTTCAGATTTTAAAGGAAATATTATTCCGGCCGATGGTGCAATTCGCCGATATTCTGGATATTCTGCTGTTCGCGGTGCCGGAATTACAGGTGGTGCCGGGCGTTATTAATCAGCCCAAATACGACGCGATTTTCTCGGTCGAAAATATTAACCAATTAATTCAGCAGGGTGTGCCGTTTCGGGATGCGTACAAGCAGATAGGGCAGGCTGTGGATGCTGGTACTTACGTGCCGCACCGGGAGTTTGCGACTACCCACCTGGGCAGCGTGCACCGGCCGGGACTGACCGAGCTGGCCGACCGCCTGGCGCGGGTGCGCGCCCGGCTCAGCTGGGCCGGGGCCGCGCCGGTGGGGTAG
- the argG gene encoding argininosuccinate synthase produces the protein MKKKAIVAYSGGLDTSYCVVNLTREEDWEIHTVIVNSGGFSDEELKAIEQRAYELGSTRHEVIDITERYYHDCLRYLLFGNVLKNDTYPLSVSAERMFQALAIAEYARRERADYIVHGSTGAGNDQVRFDMAFAVIAPDVEIITPIRDQKLSRQQEIKYLQDQGFEMSWEKAKYSINRGIWGTSVGGVETLTSRQALPESAYPTQLSKTEPTQLEITFEKGEPVALNGQRMDAVSLIQQINDIAGAYAIGRDTHVGDTILGIKGRVGFEAPAALLLIKAHHLLEKHTLSRWQQLHKEPVATWYGTLLHEAQYLDPVMRDFEAFLLSSQARVTGTVFVELRPYHFELLGIESKYDMMQSKVATYGEENNAWDSRDARGFIKIFGNQLKIHASLQDEQAG, from the coding sequence ATGAAAAAAAAGGCGATTGTAGCGTACAGCGGCGGCCTAGACACGTCGTATTGCGTGGTGAACCTCACCCGTGAAGAAGACTGGGAAATTCACACTGTCATCGTGAATTCGGGCGGCTTTTCCGACGAGGAATTAAAAGCCATCGAGCAGCGCGCCTACGAGCTGGGCTCAACCAGGCACGAGGTCATCGACATCACCGAGCGCTACTACCACGACTGCCTGCGCTACCTGCTGTTTGGCAACGTGCTCAAGAATGATACTTACCCGTTGAGCGTGAGCGCCGAGCGGATGTTTCAGGCGCTGGCCATTGCGGAGTATGCGCGGCGGGAGCGGGCCGACTACATCGTGCACGGCAGCACCGGCGCGGGCAACGACCAAGTGCGCTTCGACATGGCATTCGCCGTTATTGCGCCCGATGTGGAGATAATTACCCCCATCCGCGACCAGAAATTATCGCGCCAGCAGGAAATTAAGTATCTGCAGGACCAAGGCTTCGAAATGAGTTGGGAGAAGGCCAAATATTCCATTAACCGGGGCATTTGGGGCACCAGCGTGGGCGGCGTTGAAACGCTGACGTCGCGCCAAGCCTTGCCCGAAAGCGCCTACCCCACCCAACTTTCCAAAACTGAACCGACGCAGCTGGAAATCACCTTCGAAAAAGGCGAGCCGGTGGCGCTAAATGGCCAGCGAATGGATGCCGTGTCGCTCATTCAGCAAATCAACGATATTGCTGGGGCCTACGCCATCGGCCGCGATACGCACGTGGGCGATACCATTCTGGGTATCAAGGGCCGGGTAGGCTTTGAAGCCCCGGCGGCGCTGCTGCTCATCAAGGCGCACCACTTGCTGGAAAAGCACACGCTTTCGCGCTGGCAGCAGTTGCATAAGGAGCCGGTGGCGACCTGGTACGGCACGCTGCTGCACGAGGCGCAGTACCTCGACCCGGTAATGCGCGATTTTGAGGCGTTTTTGTTGTCGTCGCAGGCGCGGGTGACAGGCACGGTATTCGTGGAGCTGCGCCCCTACCATTTTGAGCTGCTGGGCATTGAGTCGAAGTACGACATGATGCAGTCGAAGGTGGCTACTTACGGCGAGGAGAATAACGCCTGGGATTCGCGCGATGCGCGGGGATTCATCAAAATTTTTGGGAACCAGTTGAAAATTCACGCTAGCCTGCAAGATGAGCAAGCAGGTTAA
- a CDS encoding M20 family metallo-hydrolase, with the protein MSELITQLSGEAIELLIQLIQIPSFSREEASTADILVAFLTQHGIPAQQQNNNVWAVSRAVDPAKPTILLNSHHDTVKPGVAWSYPPFGAVVEGDRLTGLGSNDAGASAVSLLAVFRYFYERPTAFNLICAITAEEEISGAKGIKSILPELGKIDLGLVGEPTGMNAAVAEKGLLVLDGVARGRTGHAARNEGENALYKALDDVAWLRAYQFPEVSALLGPVKMTVTQIGAGTQHNVVPDECRYVVDIRSNECYSNEEILAIVRANVQAEITPRSTHLQSSGLPLTHPLVRKAVAMGKTTYGSPTLSDQALMRFPTLKMGPGDSARSHTPDEYILLSEIRAGIADYVELLTGFEF; encoded by the coding sequence ATGTCTGAATTAATTACGCAATTAAGTGGAGAGGCGATTGAGTTATTAATTCAATTAATTCAAATACCGTCTTTCTCGCGAGAGGAGGCCAGCACGGCTGATATACTCGTGGCCTTTCTGACGCAGCACGGTATTCCGGCGCAGCAGCAGAATAATAATGTGTGGGCTGTGAGCCGCGCTGTTGACCCGGCTAAGCCTACCATTCTGCTCAACTCACACCACGACACGGTAAAGCCGGGCGTGGCTTGGTCCTACCCCCCCTTCGGCGCGGTGGTGGAGGGCGACCGCCTCACGGGCCTGGGCAGCAACGATGCTGGGGCCTCGGCGGTAAGCTTGCTGGCGGTATTTCGGTATTTTTATGAGCGGCCCACGGCATTTAATTTAATTTGCGCCATTACGGCCGAAGAAGAAATTTCGGGCGCTAAAGGCATTAAAAGTATCCTGCCCGAATTAGGAAAAATTGACCTCGGTCTCGTAGGCGAGCCGACAGGCATGAACGCCGCCGTGGCCGAAAAAGGCCTGCTGGTGCTTGACGGGGTAGCGCGGGGCCGCACCGGCCACGCCGCCCGCAACGAGGGTGAAAACGCCTTGTATAAAGCGCTGGATGATGTTGCCTGGCTGCGCGCCTATCAGTTTCCCGAAGTATCGGCGCTACTTGGCCCGGTGAAAATGACGGTGACGCAAATTGGCGCTGGCACGCAACACAACGTGGTACCCGACGAGTGCCGCTACGTGGTAGATATTCGCTCGAATGAGTGCTACTCGAACGAGGAAATTCTGGCCATAGTCCGGGCTAATGTGCAGGCGGAAATCACGCCGCGCTCTACGCATTTGCAGTCGTCGGGGCTGCCGCTGACGCACCCGCTAGTGCGCAAAGCGGTGGCCATGGGCAAAACTACCTATGGTTCGCCTACCCTGTCGGACCAAGCGCTGATGCGGTTTCCAACCCTGAAAATGGGACCGGGCGATAGCGCCCGCTCGCACACACCGGACGAATATATTTTACTGAGTGAAATCCGCGCGGGCATCGCCGATTACGTAGAATTATTAACCGGCTTTGAATTTTAA